A window of Cryptomeria japonica chromosome 3, Sugi_1.0, whole genome shotgun sequence contains these coding sequences:
- the LOC131873988 gene encoding receptor-like protein 35: protein MSRLTFLDISYNYDLETRQSSSWIRNLRGLEHLRLAEVNLTRDVVESVVSLPNLTSLVMSDMPGTPLSPLGNLTSLSHLELFGTYFTQQSFPIWISNLTSLVSLYLTKYNISSSMPSAVLSLPHLRNLELFGNPSLKVNLSSIVQHASQLSSLSIVHSDVGRMIPNSTGNMSSLTTSALYDNNIQGRLLDSMGNMSLLTTLALSDNNIEGSLPDSMGNMFSLTSLDLSYNAIQGNLPNFIGNLSQLEYLRLSRNSLRGNIPLSSLGGLPKLSYLSIGSNQLNGSLPSTFGNLSSLIKLDVSNNSLSGTFLLSQLENFTKIRDLSLSDNFLRVKVEDFWIPKFQLQALYLSSCNMDGDFPSFLSTQYNIDELDLSNNSLGGNIPDWLWGLT from the coding sequence ATGTCTCGCTTGACATTTCTAGACATCTCCTACAATTATGATTTGGAGACAAGGCAGTCGAGCTCGTGGATACGAAATTTGCGAGGGTTGGAGCACCTTCGACTAGCAGAAGTGAATCTGACAAGAGATGTGGTAGAGAGTGTTGTTTCTCTTCCCAATCTTACATCACTTGTCATGTCTGATATGCCAGGTACACCTCTCTCTCCTCTTGGAAACCTCACCTCACTCTCCCATCTTGAGCTTTTTGGTACTTACTTCACTCAGCAGTcatttcccatttggatttctaaCCTTACATCTTTGGTTTCCCTCTACCTCACTAAGTACAATATCTCCAGTTCCATGCCTTCTGCTGTTTTAAGCCTTCCACACTTGAGGAACCTTGAGTTGTTTGGAAACCCTAGTCTCAAAGTCAACCTCTCTTCCATTGTGCAACATGCTTCCCAGCTCAGTAGCCTTTCTATTGTACATTCAGACGTGGGAAGAATGATTCCAAATTCTACTGGAAATATGTCCTCATTAACTACCTCAGCTCTTTATGATAACAATATTCAAGGTAGACTTCTAGATTCTATGGGGAATATGTCCTTGCTGACCACCTTAGCTCTTTCTGATAACAATATTGAAGGCAGTCTTCCAGATTCTATGGGAAATATGTTCTCATTGACCAGCTTGGATCTTTCTTATAACGCTATTCAAGGCAATCTTCCAAATTTTATTGGAAATCTCTCACAACTTGAATATTTGCGTCTTTCCAGAAATTCACTAAGAGGCAACATTCCATTGAGCTCTTTAGGTGGGCTACCAAAGCTTTCATATCTTTCTATTGGTTCAAACCAATTAAATGGAAGCTTACCATCTACTTTTGGTAATCTCTCATCTTTGATCAAGCTTGATGTTTCAAATAATTCTTTAAGTGGCACATTCTTACTCTCTCAATTAGAAAATTTCACAAAGATTCGTGACTTGAGTCTTTCTGATAATTTCTTGAGAGTGAAAGTTGAAGACTTTTGGATCCCAAAATTTCAACTTCAAGCTTTGTATTTGAGTTCTTGTAATATGGATGGTGATTTCCCATCTTTCCTATCCACTCAATACAACATAGATGAGCTTGACTTATCCAACAATTCTCTTGGTGGAAATATTCCAGATTGGTTGTGGGGCCTTACATAA
- the LOC131873989 gene encoding receptor-like protein 34 yields MSENQFDGILSENIDEYGQSQLNYLSLANNNISGVFPHSICEGNHLEVLDVSNNKLTGNIFASFGNCSTTLKVLNLENNNLEGKIRRMVCLHKLKLGGNKLQGTIPSSLRNCTSLEILDLGYNNMEGTIPNWIENLIGLRILVLRSNKFKGGIPLELTKLENLQVLILSNNNLSRAIPSSLRNLRAMANQTQSAKVLEFLNSSSMPYLDKIEINNKGLFLEYVKSLALVRCLDLSNNNFSGDIPQEIGFLIGLRILNLTMNHLHGKIPTSFGNLVQLESLDLSDNNLIGNIPNELQSLTFLSYLNISCNNFSGRIPQGAQWLTFDERSFSNNANLCGLQIKINCSPSPPSNQIYDEDVSEHEWEEHVWWEVGIGLSFGFGFSIVIGVLCFNKKSRKRCFKVMDDIIVILDQSTQKNIF; encoded by the coding sequence ATGTCTGAGAATCAATTTGATGGTATCCTTTCAGAAAACATTGATGAATATGGCCAAAGTCAGCTCAATTATTTGTCACTTGCAAATAATAATATAAGTGGTGTCTTTCCACATTCTATTTGTGAAGGAAATCACTTGGAGGTTCTAGATGTGTCAAATAACAAGCTCACAGGTAATATTTTTGCAAGTTTTGGGAATTGCTCAACAACACTCAAAGTGTTAAATCTAGAAAATAATAATCTGGAAGGTAAGATTAGGAGAATGGTTTGTCTTCACAAATTGAAATTAGGAGGTAACAAGCTACAAGGGACAATTCCATCATCACTTCGAAATTGTACTTCTTTGGAGATTCTAGATTTGGGATATAATAACATGGAGGGAACCATCCCAAATTGGATTGAGAATTTAATTGGTCTTCGAATTTTGGTGTTGAGATCTAATAAATTCAAAGGTGGAATACCCTTAGAGTTGACAAAATTAGAAAATCTTCAAGTCTTGATTTTGTCAAATAACAATCTATCTAGAGCTATTCCAAGTAGCTTAAGAAACTTGAGAGCAATGGCAAATCAAACACAAAGTGCAAAAGTCCTTGAGTTCTTAAACTCAAGCTCAATGCCTTATTTAGATAAAATTGAAATAAACAACAAAGGGCTATTTCTAGAATATGTGAAATCTTTGGCATTGGTCCGATGTCTTGATCTCTCAAACAACAACTTCTCAGGTGATATTCCTCAAGAAATTGGATTCCTCATTGGTCTAAGGATTCTCAATTTGACAATGAATCATCTCCATGGAAAAATTCCTACTTCTTTTGGAAATCTTGTGCAGTTGGAGTCACTTGATCTTTCAGATAACAATCTTATTGGAAATATCCCTAATGAACTACAATCTCTCACATTTTTAAGTTACTTGAACATATCTTGTAATAATTTTTCAGGTAGAATACCACAAGGAGCTCAATGGTTAACATTTGATGAGAGATCATTTTCAAACAATGCAAACCTTTGTGGACTTCAGATCAAAATAAATTGTTCACCTTCTCCTCCTTCAAATCAAATTTATGATGAAGATGTGAGTGAGCATGAGTGGGAGGAACATGTGTGGTGGGAGGTGGGAATTGGATTGAGCTTTGGATTTGGGTTTTCAATTGTTATTGGAGTATTATGTTTCaacaaaaaatctagaaaaagatgTTTCAAAGTTATGGATGACATTATTGTCATTCTTGATCAATCTACTCAAAAAAATatcttttaa